Proteins encoded in a region of the Bombyx mori chromosome 23, ASM3026992v2 genome:
- the LOC101735967 gene encoding pancreatic lipase-related protein 2: MCRHRVIVLIAVHFMVMAQGATLNTVRRSEPELSFVENIYVRLSGACRAIMDLSHSVSLTQVDMIRTLKIIQLDGSTMRTFPINEAFVNLTKPAMFDITKQVKIIIHGYKDSSQSAVPLELAKSYNSKGMFNVFLVDAEDMMNKRYITCVHNARLIGKRLANLLANLENFGANADDFHLLGISLGAHIAGWAGKYFRLYKRRSIGRITGLDPAGPCFSHAYSDQRLDKSDALYVDVLHSNRLVQGIIEPLGHADFYINGGGPNQPGCMMPSCSHLRAAQVYTESVTTPKSFVGIRCQSWKHFEANACEKNMYAVLGYGSSTTSRGLYYLRTSGSPPFGLGMEGTKIVGPTFESWLRTLNIA, from the exons ATGTGCCGACATAGGGTAATCGTGCTGATAGCTGTTCACTTTATGGTCATGGCACAAGGTGCCACCCTGAATACAGTGCGCCGTTCAGAACCTGAGCTAAGCTTCGTGGAGAACATTTACGTCAGATTATCCGGTGCAT GTAGAGCAATCATGGATTTAAGCCATAGCGTTTCGCTAACACAAGTAGACATGATAAGGACGTTAAAAATAATCCAATTAGATGGAAGCACAATGAGAACTTTTCCTATTAATGAAGCATTTGTCAATTTaacaaaaccggccatgttcgATATCACGAAAcaagttaaaattattattcatgGTTACAAAGACAGTTCACAATCGGCTGTTCCCTTGGAACTTGCAAAATCGTACAATTCGAAAGGGATGTTTAACGTATTTTTGGTCGATGCAGAAGACATGATGAATAAACGATACATTACTTGCGTTCACAATGCTCGTCTCATAGGTAAAAGATTAGCTAATTTATTGGCTAATTTAGAGAATTTTGGGGCGAATGCTGATGATTTCCATCTTTTGGGAATTAGTCTAGGTGCACACATAGCTGGTTGGGCGGGTAAATATTTCCGACTGTATAAACGGCGCTCTATAGGACGCATAACTGGACTAGATCCTGCAGGGCCATGTTTTTCACATGCTTATAGTGATCAAAGATTAGATAAAAGTGATGCTCTTTATGTTGATGTTTTGCATTCTAATAGATTAGTTCAAGGAATCATTGAACCTCTTGGACACGCAGACTTTTATATTAACGGTGGTGGACCTAATCAACCCGGTTGTATGATGCCATCCTGCAGTCATTTACGTGCAGCCCAAGTCTATACAGAGAGTGTTACCACACCTAAATCTTTTGTGGGTATCAGATGTCAAAGTTGGAAGCATTTTGAAGCAAATGCCTGTGAAAAAAACATGTATGCTGTCCTAGGATATGGTTCTTCAACAACATCGAGAGGTTTGTACTACCTAAGAACTTCTGGAAGTCCTCCATTCGGTCTCGGAATGGAAGGAACCAAAATTGTAGGTCCTACATTTGAAAGTTGGTTACGGACTTTGAATATAGCATAA